In Stegostoma tigrinum isolate sSteTig4 chromosome 12, sSteTig4.hap1, whole genome shotgun sequence, the following proteins share a genomic window:
- the LOC125457189 gene encoding stomatin-like: MRLNQSKLAPARAEEGSKSQYSTSGLGCFGWILIILSIIFTLATLPISIWFCMKVVNEYERAVIFRLGRIVHGRAKGPGIFWILPCTDTVNLVDLRTVSFSVPPQEVLTKDSVTIMVDAIVYYRIFDPVKSVISVINVNSVTHLLAQTTLRNILGTKSLSDILSDREHMAQEMEHLLFDASKEWGIKVERVEFKDVRLPVALQRAMAAEAEAVRDAKAKVIAAEGELNASRALKDAATVMSMSPSALQLRYLQTLSEVASERNSTIMFPVPINMALAFPRS, from the exons ATGAGATTGAACCAAAGTAAATTGGCTCCAGCAAGAGCCGAGGAGGGCTCAAAATCACAGTACAGCACTTCAG GGCTGGGATGCTTTGGTTGGATTCTAATCATCCTGTCGATTATCTTTACCCTCGCAACTCTACCCATCTCAATCTGGTTCTGCATGAAG GTTGTCAACGAATATGAAAGAGCTGTGATATTTCGATTGGGCCGGATTGTTCACGGGAGAGCGAAAGGCCCAG GTATTTTCTGGATTTTACCTTGTACTGATACAGTTAATCTAGTTGACTTGAGGACAGTGTCATTCTCTGTCCCACCACAAGAG GTATTAACGAAAGACTCTGTCACAATAATGGTGGATGCGATTGTCTACTATCGTATCTTCGATCCTGTGAAGTCAGTCATCAGTGTAATCAATGTGAACAGTGTTACTCACCTGCTGGCCCAGACAACATTGCGGAACATTCTGGGCACCAAGAGCCTGTCAGACATTCTTTCTGATCGGGAACACATGGCACAGGAGATGGAG CATCTTCTGTTCGATGCATCGAAGGAATGGGGGATTAAGGTTGAGCGAGTGGAGTTTAAAGACGTCAGACTGCCGGTGGCTTTGCAAAGAGCGATGGCAGCCGAGGCTGAAGCTGTGAGAGATGCCAAAGCCAAG GTGATCGCTGCAGAAGGTGAGTTGAATGCCTCCCGCGCTCTCAAAGATGCAGCCACGGTGATGTCAATGAGTCCAAGCGCCTTGCAGCTGCGCTACCTCCAGACACTCTCCGAGGTTGCTTCGGAGCGAAACTCCACCATCATGTTCCCGGTGCCGATCAACATGGCATTAGCCTTCCCGAGGAGCTGA